A stretch of DNA from Variovorax paradoxus:
GCCTGGCCATCGGCACGGGCACCGATGTGGCGATCGAGGCGGCCGACGTGGTGCTGATGTCGGGCGACCTGCGCGGCGTGCCGAATGCCATCGCGCTCAGCCAGGCGACGATCCGCAACATCAAGCAGAACCTGTTCTGGGCCTTTGCCTACAACGCCGTGCTGATCCCCGTTGCGGCCGGTGCGCTCTACCCGGTGAACGGCATGTTGCTGTCGCCGATCTTCGCCGCGGCGGCGATGGCGCTCTCCAGCGTCTTCGTGCTCGGCAACGCGCTGCGGCTCAAGCGCTTCCGCGCACCCATGGCGGTCGAAGCCCGCACCGAGACGGCGCACAGTGCGGCGGCATCACCCCAGCCACGCCTGGCGAACGACTGAGGAGGCGGCCATGACCACCCGCGCAACCCATCCCCCCGTCGTCATCTACACGACACCGACCTGCCCCGACTGCCGGATGCTGAAGGCTTGGCTGGAGCGGGAGGGGATCGCGTTTGAAGAACGCGATCTCACCGACCCGAAGATCATGGCGCAGGCCAAGGCACGCACCGGCGTGCGCGTCGCACCGATCACCCTGGTGGGCGAGCAGGTCTTCTACGGCACGTTCCCGTCGCAAAAGCCGGGCTTGATCGAGGCCCTCGGCCTGCCCCGTCCCGATCGGGAGGGCGCGCCATGACGAAGCAAGTCGCGCTGCGCCAGGCCGGACGCACCATCGCGGTGGCCGAGGGCGTCACGATCCTCGACGCGGCGCTCGCCGATGGCATTGCCTATCCGCATGGCTGCCGCTCCGGCCGCTGCGGGTCGTGCAAGTCGCGCCTCGTCAGTGGCTCGGTCGAGCTTCTCGAGCACAGCCGCTTCGCGCTGTCACAGGAAGACAAGGCGCAGGGCTTGATCCTTGCCTGCCGCGCGATCCCCACCACCGATGCGAGCGTCGCGTGGATCGGCGGCGACGAGGAAGCGCCGTCCCATCCGCGCCGCCGTCTGAACTGCCGTGTGACGGCGATCGAGAACGCAACCCACGACATCAAGCATGTCCAGCTCGCCATCGAAGGGGCCGATCCGCTGGCCTTTGCAGCGGGCCAGTACGCCCGACTCACGTTCCCGGGAGCGCCCACCCGCGACTATTCGATGGCCAACGGGTCGGGCGAGCCAACGCTTGAATTCCACATCCGCCGGGTGCCCGGTGGCGCCGCGACACGGCGCATCCACGCGCTCTTGAAGCCCGGCGATCCGGTGTGGGTGGAAGGGCCGTTCGGGTCTTCCTACCTGCGCGAGCAGCATGCCGGGCCGATCCTGTGCATTGCCGGCGGCTCGGGCCTGGCGCCGATCAAGGGGATCGTCGAGGCAGCCCTTGCGGGTGGCATGAAGCAGCCGATCCATGTGTATTTCGGCGCACGCAGCGATCGCGATCTGTATCTCGTCGATCACTTCGAGGCCCTGGCCCAACGGCACGCCAACTTGCGCTTCACGCCCGTCGTCTCCAGCCCGCCCGCGGCGGCGCGATGGCGCACGGGCCTGGTGACCGAGGCCGTCGCCCAGGACCTGCACGACCTCGATGGCTGGAAAGCCTATGTCGCCGGGCCGCCACCGATGGTCGAAGCGGCCATGCAGCTCGGCACGGCACGCGGGCTGCGGTCCGAGGACCTGCATGCCGATGTGTTCTTCACGCCCGAAGCCGCATCGGCACACCACTGAGCCCCCGGTGCTTCGGGTGGCATTCGATCAATCCCTTGTGAGGAAGAAATGATGAACATCGGCCAAGCAGCCACGTTCTCCGGTGTCTCGGCGAAGATGATTCGCTACTACGAACAGATCGGCCTGATCCCGAAGGCCAGTCGTTCCGACGCAGGCTATCGAAACTACAGCGCGGCGGACGCGCACAGCCTGCGCTTCATCCGCCGCGCACGCGACCTCGGTTTTTCTGTCGAACAGATCTCCGAGTTGCTGGTCTTGTGGCACGACCGTGAGCGCGCGAGCGCCAACGTCAAGGCGATGGCGCTCCAGCATGTCGCTGGCCTGAACGGGAAGATCGCCGAGCTGCAGGCGATGGCGCAAACGCTCGGGCATCTGGCCGACCACTGCCACGGCAATGACCGTCCGGACTGCCCGATCCTGGCAGACCTGGCCCAGCCCACCGCCGACACGGTGACGAAGCAACGCACGCAGGCGTCCCATCGCACGCCGCGGTTCGGCGTCGACACGCCGGCCTCGTCACGCCATCGCGCGGCCCCGACGACGCCTTCGTGAGCACGGGGCAAGAAATTCACCGAAAGGTGTTGACCTTGCCACGCTGTCAAAACCCACAGTAGCCACTCACAGCAACCAACCAGGAAATCCAGATGCTTCGTTTCTACATCCCCAACATGACGTGCGGCGGCTGCGCCAACTCCGTCACCGCAGCGCTGCGCAGCGTCGATCCGCAAGCCCGCATCGAAACCGACCCGCCCTCGCGTCAAGTCCGCGTCGAGAGCGCCCTCGACGAAAGCGCGTTCCTCGCGGTGCTTCGCGAGGCCGGATATCCGGACAAGCAGTGACCCAAAGCCATGTCCTACTGATCAAGGAGAAAGTCGCATGAACATCAAGCATCTTCTGGCGATCGGCGCGACAGTGGCTGGTGCCGCCGCACTGCCATCGCTCGCGGCACAGCCGCCCCTGAAGGGCACGTTCGCCCTTCCCGGCGTGGCCGAAAAGGTCACGGCCGAACTCGTGGTCCGGGAGACCGGGCCGCTCACGCGCGAGCTGCAGATCGCTTTCACCGACAAGGGGACGGGCCGGCCCATCACCCAGTTCGACGAGGAACTGACGCAGGAACTCCACGTGCTCGCGACCGACAGCAATTTCTCAAGCTTCGTGCACGAGCATGCAGGCAAGCGAGGCGCAGACGGCCGCTTCAGCGTCGCGATGCGCTTTCCGAAGCCCGGCACCTACCATGTCTACGCCGACGCCATGCCCAAGGGCCTGGGCCAGCAGGTCGTGCGTTTCGAAGTGCCTGTGGACATGACCACGGGCCCGGCCGCACGGCAGCAAATGCCCGTCAGTGCAACCCAGGGGTCCGATGGCCCCTACACGGTCAAGCTGAACGCCTCGACGCTTCGCGCCGGAACCGAA
This window harbors:
- a CDS encoding glutaredoxin family protein, with amino-acid sequence MTTRATHPPVVIYTTPTCPDCRMLKAWLEREGIAFEERDLTDPKIMAQAKARTGVRVAPITLVGEQVFYGTFPSQKPGLIEALGLPRPDREGAP
- a CDS encoding 2Fe-2S iron-sulfur cluster-binding protein, yielding MTKQVALRQAGRTIAVAEGVTILDAALADGIAYPHGCRSGRCGSCKSRLVSGSVELLEHSRFALSQEDKAQGLILACRAIPTTDASVAWIGGDEEAPSHPRRRLNCRVTAIENATHDIKHVQLAIEGADPLAFAAGQYARLTFPGAPTRDYSMANGSGEPTLEFHIRRVPGGAATRRIHALLKPGDPVWVEGPFGSSYLREQHAGPILCIAGGSGLAPIKGIVEAALAGGMKQPIHVYFGARSDRDLYLVDHFEALAQRHANLRFTPVVSSPPAAARWRTGLVTEAVAQDLHDLDGWKAYVAGPPPMVEAAMQLGTARGLRSEDLHADVFFTPEAASAHH
- the cueR gene encoding Cu(I)-responsive transcriptional regulator: MNIGQAATFSGVSAKMIRYYEQIGLIPKASRSDAGYRNYSAADAHSLRFIRRARDLGFSVEQISELLVLWHDRERASANVKAMALQHVAGLNGKIAELQAMAQTLGHLADHCHGNDRPDCPILADLAQPTADTVTKQRTQASHRTPRFGVDTPASSRHRAAPTTPS
- a CDS encoding heavy-metal-associated domain-containing protein — encoded protein: MLRFYIPNMTCGGCANSVTAALRSVDPQARIETDPPSRQVRVESALDESAFLAVLREAGYPDKQ